The Ensifer adhaerens genome contains a region encoding:
- a CDS encoding HAD family hydrolase, with product MPHTVTTVGFDADDTLWQNEQFFRLTEARFAELLRPHTDTEHLSDRLLAAEKRNLGLYGFGIKGFVLSMVETAVDVTGGKVPSSVIAEILAVGRDMLVHPVEPLPHVKETLEALHGHFRLVMITKGDLFDQERKLAASGLGDYFNAVEIVSDKTVATYERIFKRHGDGALKSMMVGNSLKSDIVPALGAGSWGVYVPHALTWSFEHHDKPEDHPRFREIADLGGLGTVLERLTLKA from the coding sequence TTCCGGCTGACGGAAGCGCGCTTCGCCGAGCTTCTGAGGCCGCACACCGACACCGAACATCTCTCCGACCGGCTGCTTGCCGCAGAGAAGCGCAACCTTGGGCTCTACGGCTTCGGCATCAAGGGCTTCGTGCTCTCCATGGTCGAAACCGCCGTTGACGTTACCGGTGGCAAAGTCCCCTCCTCGGTCATCGCAGAAATCCTCGCCGTTGGGCGCGACATGCTCGTGCACCCGGTCGAGCCGCTGCCGCATGTCAAGGAAACCCTCGAGGCGCTTCACGGCCATTTTCGACTTGTCATGATCACCAAGGGCGATCTCTTCGACCAGGAGCGCAAGCTCGCCGCCTCCGGCCTTGGCGACTATTTCAACGCCGTCGAGATCGTCAGCGACAAGACCGTCGCCACCTACGAGCGCATCTTCAAACGTCACGGCGATGGAGCGCTGAAAAGCATGATGGTCGGCAATTCGCTGAAGTCGGATATTGTGCCTGCACTCGGTGCCGGAAGCTGGGGTGTCTATGTCCCGCACGCGCTTACCTGGTCGTTCGAACACCACGATAAGCCGGAGGACCATCCGCGTTTTCGCGAGATTGCGGATCTCGGCGGGTTGGGCACGGTCCTTGAGCGCTTGACACTGAAGGCTTGA